From Acinonyx jubatus isolate Ajub_Pintada_27869175 chromosome E2, VMU_Ajub_asm_v1.0, whole genome shotgun sequence:
ATGCAGTGCTTGGCATAGAGTAAGAACTCAATAAGTGcttgccattatttttttcacgtgtgtgtgtgtgttgtgtgtgtgtgtgtgtgtgtgtgtgtgtgtgtgtgtatgtattattgAGTAAATGACATCCAATGTGGGGGCTCATGCCCCTGAAATGCTGcagtcaagagtcaaatgctccaccaactgaaccagccaggtgccccaagtgctAGTATCATCATTCTcatatattagtatatttttatccttgtttttaaagattttgttatttttctaatgtttatttactttttgagagagagagagagagagcaagagagcatgcaagtgggggaggggcagagagagaaggagacagataatctgaagtaggctccacactatcagcgcagagcctgactcagggctccagctcacgagccatgagagcatgacccgagccaaacacaactgactgagccacccagccactcctaagattttatttttaagttatctccacacccaacatggggttcgaactcagaatcccaagatcaagagtcgcatactctacTGACCAACCCAGGCTGTATATTTTTATCCTAAAAGGCAAATCCCCATCCCTTTCCTTCTCTAGGTGCCTTCAAATCTCTTGACAAGGATGGCACTGGACAAATTCAAGTGAACATCCAGGAGGTAAGAACCCCCATTCTGGGATGTGGGTGTCTGGCAGGGGACTCCCTCCTCTCAACCCCATGTACCAGCTCTGAGCTTGGACTCCCGCCCTCCTATTATCCCAACAAACCCAGGGTCAAAGCAGAGAATGTGTCTGCTAGTATTCCGTTCTCTGCTCctcactctgcctttctctccccagTGGCTGCAGCTGACGATGTATTCCTGAATGAGAACCCCAGACCTGCCCCCTCATTGCCTTGCTATAGGAGTCCCCTTGGATTCTTCCGTCCCTCCCAGGGCTGAGCCAGTCTGCAGTGTTGCCTTCATGGGTCCTACTGGCCCACAGGTCTTTCGGTTCCCCTAGCCCTTGGCACGCGGCTTTTCAGTCAACAGCCAGGGCCCGACATGCCCCGACGTGCCATGCCCTGAGTTACCCCTGGCTCTGAGACACTCTAACACACCCTGCTCCAAGGGTTACCCCACGCCCAGCACACCCATCCCACACCCACTCCATAACCCCTCTCATGTACATGTGCCAAACCCAACAGTTATGTTGCTTCCACACCCCAAGGGCCCTTCCCTCAGTTCTGGGAGGCTCCCTCCAGTCCCTACACACTCTGGCACACCTGTTCACAGTTACTACCCTGGCCGAACTCCAGACCATAATaggcccaggcgcccctgtgccttTGTCTCTGCTCTCAGCCTGCCAGGCCCAGGAGGAAATAAAAGCACCCCAGTTGCTGCTGTCTCTGAGATCTGCCTCCTGTTTTGAGAGTTGAGTGGTGGCTCTGTCTCTatcaggggcagagggaagtcTAGGTCCTAGGAGGCAGGGGTGGTTTTGTCTGTCTCCCATGTCTGTCCCCAGGCCTGGATCTGCATGTTTCCTAGTCCTTTTCTTATCTATGTCTTTTTTCTCATACTGGATTCTAGTTGAGCCGGAGCCTCATTCTTGCTGAGATCTCTCACAGATCCTGTGGAGACTGAGACTGGGACGCATAAGCCTGGGCAATCTCTGCTTCTGCTGCAAGAGCCAGGCTCTTGGGAGGTCTCAGTACCACCCCTGGCTCTGTCCCCCAAGGCCATGTTTgccccctctctgctctgtccTAAGTGAGTCTGCCCTCAGTTGCCTCTGCCTCTGTTGTGTCATGGGCCAAATTTAGTatcttccttcccaccctcaaACCTCTGCAGGGAGAGGGGCTGCCATCCCAGAATCCAGAGGCCCTGTCGAACAGGGGACACAACCCCAGACTCCCAGGTCCGGAGAGGCAGCCCAGGGGTGCTGTTTGGGGTCCCCAGCCCCTCAGGAGGGCTGAGAGGCAGCGGCATCGTAGGAGTAGGCTTGTAGTAGCAGTGATCCTCTAGCATGAGGGACTCCAGGCTGGGACAATGTGCTGTCCATAGTGTAGAGATTCCTTGCTGGTGGGAAAATGTGTTTGGGGGGCATACAAACAGAGGCCACGGTTGGGCTGGGTTCCCCAAGAAGCCAGCACATTTATTGATGCTTGTTCAGGTCCTGCAGGCTTCTTGTCTCACTTGTTGTGAGGGAAGGAGGCCCAGCCAAGGCAGTACAGGCTATAGACGGTGCCTAGAGAGGGAGTATGGTGACAAAGAGTGAGATCCTAATTGCTTCCCTGAACCCCATCTCAGGCTTTGAAGGCCCTGTGTAGGCTCCTTAATCACCAGTCTGGATCCTATCCCCAGATCAGGCTCCAGCTCCCTTCCTAAACTGCACTTCAGGTACAGAATCCCCTAGCCTTGATCCAGACCAGGCTTCCAGCTTTCTCCACAATTCCTGCCTTGGCTCCCCCACACCCGCTCCTGGGACAGGAGCCCAAGCTCTAGGTGCTACCTTCCTATATGCCAGCGTGGACTCCTGGACGATCCCCAAACCTGGCCAGCCCAGAACCCAATCCCCCTCCCTAAGCCCCTGACCAGTCACTAGCCCTCTCCCCAGACCTCAGCCGAGGAACCAGCCCGTTTCTCACTCCAGCTCGAGCCCCgcgccccctcccggcccccatCCCTCCTCCGCAGTTCAGGCCCACAAGGCCCTGTACTCACCCCCTAGACACAGGCCCATGGTCAGTCGATACAGGATGTTGTCTGTTGCCCCGCCCTTCAAGTGTACTGGGAGGTCATTGTCCGCCTGGGTGGTGGGAGCGACCAATGAGAAAGGGGTACACGTTGCTCTGTGGACTGTATTCCCCGGCTGCCCCTACTCGGCTCAAGGACCGAGCTTGGGGGTCAGGGTTCTTCCCTTCGCCCGCCCCCGCTCCGCCTACCTGGAAGACTTTCTGTTTCTCAGCCACTCGGTTCTCAAAGCGGTTCCGGGCGGTTGAGCTGAAAGAGCGAACCAGTGCTTGGGAGACCTGGCAGGGGAGGGAGTGGATGGGTATTGGAAACACCTGAAAGGGCGCCCCAAAGGGGTCCAgctgttggggggtggggtgaagagTCGGGCTTTCAAGAGGCCCGACACTGGGACGGCTCTATTCCTTGCGAGAGTCTCAAAAGCTAGATCCGAACCGCCAGCACGAGGAAAGGAAGGGGTCCCGTCAAGAAAGCCCAGAAAAAAGGGCTCGCGCCTAGAGGGTCTGATTGAGAGGTTCCCGGATTGTTTAGAGGGTCctggaagaggggggagggggggcagatgGGAGACTTGTTCTGCGTGTCCAAGTCGGGGGTGTTTTTGGGGGCGAGGGTTTCCTGGATTAATGGGAGGAGCCCAGGTCCCAGGAATGATCCACTCCTGGATCTGGGTGCCTAGTGGGGATTCCATACTGCCTAagaagtgagggggaggggaagcggtGTTAAGTTCCCAGGGCCTAGGTCCGAGATGTTAAAGGAACCCTAGATGAAGGAAAGAAGCTCAAACTGGGGCATTGGGCCATGTTGGGGGTTCCCGGTTGTCTCAGAACCCCTTGGATTAGAAGGAGGGGGGGGTTGAGGGTCCCAGACTGTTTAGGAGGTAGTCCCAAAGTCTGAAGGGGGCTCACGTTCCAAAGCCCCAGATCCCGGGATGTTCAGTGAGTCTCGTTCTAGGGGCGAGGGCTTCCGGGTTGGGGTCCCCGGCCCAGCTCTTGGGGGCCCTCACCCGCAGGGCCCTCATTCTGCGTCCTCCTCTTCGGCCGGAGTCACCTCCCCTCTcagcccaaggacacacagggccctcccctccccgggaaTTGCAGGCCACGCCCTCGGCACGCCGCGACAGCTGCTCCTGGGGTCAGTGGTGGCGGGCGGGGTGTGGGGAAAGTCGAACAAATCCGGCAGCCAGATTCGCATTTGTCCAACAGACGCGCGAAGAGGCTCCAATCCCGCCCCCGTACCAAAATGTTTAAAGCATTCTCTGTTCCTTGGAATTTCTACTGGTCCAAGTGGAGAGGAAAACGGaatgtgtttttggtttgtttcttcgGAGATACTCGTCCAGGGCAAGTGCAATTCCTCCCCCAGGGTCTCTCAGATCCGTCCTAAATGGGTGATGGCACCTCAGAGCCTTAgggtatctgtaaaatggggactaaGTCTGGATCTTCCTCAAAGGTTTGTCAAGATCATTAAATGAACTCCTAGAACAGCGTAACTGAGCTAACAGTTATAATTGAGGTAATAACTTGCAAAATTATTGCACAACTGGACTAATAACTATTGCACAGAAACAAATAAGACCTTACTCTTACTATTTTCTAGCGGTAAGCTTGTTAAAAAATTTAACCTCgtaaatttgaagatctgaaAGACTTTCATTAAgcgattcatgaattgggcagcatcctaACAGGTTTATGtaccaaatatttttatactCAGCTAATTTTCATTTTACCATGGAAAACTTCAAACagaaaaaagcagagagaaaggtacAATGCTTCAACAATTACCACCATTATGTTTTTCTTGTATTTGCCCCATTcacctccttttttccctttcttgaagtattttaaagcaaatttcaagacTCAAGatcatatttcatatttacatatgcatCTCTAACAGCCAAgggcttgaaaaaaaggaaaaacctgaCAATCCACAATTTATGGGTTGAATCTTGGATtaggaaaaatcatttaaattgttttctttttatttgtgggACTGTGggtaaattttcaaaaaggtCTGTGGATTAGACAATAATATTGTGtctgttaatttcctgattttgataattgtGCAGCAGTTATAGGATgtccttgtttttaggaaatacatgCTGAAGTATTTGGGAGTAAAGGGTTTCATATCTAACTTATTACCCTAAGATGGTTAAGAAGCAAATTATATGTCTATATTCATATCTATTTGACCCTGATGTGCTGCCAGAGTTAAGTACAGTTGCCCTAATGGTTTTAGTcattgatgaagttttggggtgatggtggggtggtccagAGCCAACGACcaacaaagaattcttgaagacatctttccTGCCAAAAAAGGTGATCGTAATAAAGCATGGGGGACAGGACCCACGGGTAGGAAGGGCTGaactggggttgtgacaggtaagtcattatataccctcaggttgggagggggtcagagaTAGAGtaagtttctaaggaattttggaagcaaggtttccaggaccttgagggactagctgttgctagggaaacaccatttattactgtttaataaaacttcagtcatgagaccctttagatgCATGGGGAGGGACATAAgtttggagtatgattgccagcatatatcttggggcaattgagataaaggaagtagacttacaggatcctcaaggttgggataatgttaagccaaggttctcttttgcccccagcaaagtgtcatccttgaggcagcagagctcctagagggaggtcactctgctggtCTCAAGGACTGTCAGTGGGcagtaaaggaatttaatttttcatttgcctttgtttcccacatcaccatggcaagctcTTAAAaaccctttcctttgtttttggctaaccaggagtgtctgaggaatatcgcACGTATTCCACTTGGGGCGTGCACGTGCACGCTTGCTCCAGCCTATaatttgccctcagcttgcccggAACTCCCTCATCAGTCATGATTGTGGCATAGTCTAAAAGGGTTTAACAACCTCTTTTAAAGAACACTTTTACAACAATTAAATTCCCTTAACATTTTCAAACTAGGCTTGTAAATTTAATACGTTAGATGTTTCCATTTAAGAGCCACGGTAGGCTAATTTACCAGATGAAGCTTTGCTCAATACTTAATATAAGTTTTATGACTTTAGAATTATAAACTTATAAATGTGTTAAATCTTCTATTCCATTAATCATTCCAATAGTGTATGTAAACAGTGAGGTTTCAACTAAAAGTCAGTCTTAGACATTAACTGGATTCCATATTTTAAGTTGAAATTATAAAGCTGACCTGTTATTTGAATAGACCAATTTATCTCAATATTAtacttaaaatactaaatattaacagattacctaaaagaaaacaatttaatacCATGGTTTTGACTGTcttcaatctttctttcttttaagtgtttcttaaagtaacatttatttatttatttaaagtttatttatttttggggcgcctgggtggttcagtcggttaagcgaccaacttcagctcaggtcgcgatctcgcgatctcgcggtccgtgagttcgagccccgcgtcgggctctgggctgatggctcagagcctggagcctgcttccgattctgtgtctccctctctctctgcccttcccccgttcatgctctgtctctctgtctcaaaaataaataaaaacattaaaaagaataaaaaaataaaataatttaagaatccgggcgcctggggggctccgtcggttgggcgtctggcttcggcttaggtcatgatcttgcagtttgtgagttcgagcccggtatcgggctctgtgctgacagacagctcggagcctggagcctgcttcggattctgtgtctctcctctcagtccctcccctgctcatgctctgtgtctttctctcaataatgaataaacattaaaaatttttttaaaaataaaataaaataatttaagaataaaataaaaattttaaaaagaaagaaagaaaataccttaaGATAACaccatattggggtgcctgggtggcttagtcggttaagcgtccgacttcggctcaggtcatgatctcgcagttcgtgggtttgaggccctgcatcgggttctgtgctgacagctcagagcctggagcctgcttcggattctgtgtctccctctctctctgcccctcccccacttgcgctctgtctttcaaaaatgaataaatgttaaaaaaaatgaaaaaaaaatgataccataTTGGAAGGTAAGATACCATTTTTATTGTGTCAAGCACAgtccttttttttattgtgtcaAGCAACATGGGAGGCCATGTTGAAACATTGCTGTGACTTTGGCTAACCATCAGTGTCAGGTTTGGATTTAGGGACCATGTTGTATGAAAAATATACTCAACTCACACTCATCCAGGTGAGATATGGGAACAAAGGAAACAGTAGATTATGTCCATATCTTATACTCACTCGGGAGTATATGCTGTTCACTCATTGACTGGAATGGAGGTCAGcataatttttcttgtttaattgggtattctttttttttttttttttacatttatttttgagagagacaaagcgtgagcggcggaggggcagagagagaaggagacgcagaatctgaagccggctctaggctccaagctgtcagcacagagcccaatgtggggctcgaacccacaaaccgtgagatcatgacctgagctgaagtcaggtgctcaactgactaagccacccaggcgcccctaaacgggtattcttttatgattttttggtTTATTGTGAATCCATATTGTTGACCCCACACTTGTCAAACATGCATACAAAATTCCTCAGCTTCATAGCAACTGTCTTTGCTGCTTCCTATCTTACCCCCGTCTCTGCGCTCAATTTGTCTCCCTGGAAATCAGTGTAGttgttctatttatctatctgttGACTTTAGACTCTGTTGCAtccccagcatctggcacatgggtgaacttggtaaatatttgttgaaggaaataTAATCCAAATGTTCTCTAATTTGATCACTCCCACCCATTCAATAAAGAAGGCCCTCTGTGCTTCTCTTTCAGCTGTCTCCTAGATATTCCTGGGTGTCCCCAGGGAGTGGCCACATTTGTGCCACTCACCCAGCTGTCCACTGTCATCTGCAGCTGTAGTGTCAGtgttcaggaaagaaaatagaaatcgatgtagggttggggcacctgggtggctcagttggttgtgcgtctgacttcagctgaggtcacgatctcttgattcgtgagttcgagccctgagttgggctctgtgctgacagctcagagcctggagcctgcttcagattctgtgtctccctctctctctgcccctccgctgctcatgctctgtctctctctctctctcaaaaataaatacatgtttaaaaaaattaaaaaaaaaaaaaagaaagaaattgatgtAGGGGCTGACTACCGGAAAGGTTGGATACACTGAGGAGTGTCTTCTACTCAGGATTGCTGCCTAATTTGTGGAGactctgcaaaatgaaaatatgggacCCTTTGAAACAgcaggaagaaattaaaatactaataatattttagtattaaaataaaaatattaaaataccattaaaaatactaatacataggggtgcctgagtggctcagtcggttgagtgtcagactcttaatttcagctcaggttataatctcgtGGTCAtgtggttgtgggattgagtcccatgttgggctctgcgcagacagcatggagcctgcttgggattctgtctccttctctctgcctctccccagctcattctatctcttaaaaataaacgtttaaaaaatagtaatatataaagcttttttctttcttccatgatCTCTGTCAACCTGtggtggtattttattttatttttttttaatttttttttcaacgtttatttatttttgggacagagagagacagagcatgaacaggggaggggcagagagagggagacacagaatcggaaacaggctccaggctctgagccgtcagcccagagcctgacgcggggcttgaactcacggaccgtgagatcgtgacctggctgaagtcggacgctgaagtcggacgcttaaccgactacgccacccaggcgccccctgtggtggtattttaaatttgctatttaggggcgcctgggtgactcagtcagttgcgcatctgactttgactcaggtcatgatcttacagttcgtgagttcacgtcccacatcgggctctatactgacagctcggaggctgctttggattctgtgtcttcctctctctgccctaccccggCTTGTGTATGCacgtgctctttgtctctctctctcaaaaataaaataaaataaaaatcaacagggaagtaaataaatagtaaataagtaagtaaatttgCTACTTAATGCTGTGGTCCATAGGGCAGTGGATACTCCTGGGGTGAGCACAAACACAGGCATCTGGGGCACCTGCAGTGCAGCTTTATGTATGCCTACAAATGTGCCTAATGACAGCATTTGTCATTAACCAGACTGCCCACTGGCTTTtggcttccctcctccccaccagccacTGGACCAGCTCCTTGTGGACTTGGCCAGAGATGAAGTCGAACCAGGCATCTCTCCTTCCCATGGGCTTGCTGTCCAGGGTAATGCAACTTGTGTGCCAAGAAGAGCCAGGGATCAAGGTGGACAAAACATCCCTTCCTGCTGGGTTACCTGCTGAATGTGTGCCATGGCATGCAGACTGCAGAGAGGGGAGCTgtcaccctgccctgccctcaaaGGTTATAGACAATGGATGGTATTGGACCTTGATTTTCTCTATGCCCTTGCATGGGCCCTCAGGCCCCCGGGCCCAGGGAGGCAGAACAGGCCAAGAGCCTGACTCAGGGAGAGTGGTGGGAGGAGAGCACGCACAGGAGTCAGGCCCCAGGTCCCCGGTGCAGGCTCTACGGTCCCATCAGATTTCACTTACAAACATATTTAAAGATGCCATTATTCAGAACTTCAAAACAGCAACTGCAGAGCATTAACCCCCCAAGCACGGAGCCCTTCTGAGTGTGGGGCCCTGCGCAGCTGCCCTGAACACGTCTTGTTTCCAGGCTAGCGACCTGGGAATGACTCGACATCTAAAAGCTGACCTTGGAAAGCTGCCGCTGTAAAGTGGCCCCTGCAGGGATGAGGTTGAGAACACACCCCTGTAGCCCTCACCTGGAGTCAGGAAGTCCAGATCAAGAAGCTGTCACTGCTGCCCTTGCTCAGATCTCCTTCAGGAATGGTTTTGTCAACTTGaagtccaactcctggttttggctcaggtcatgatctcacagttcatgagttcaagcccccattcaggctctgctggtggggagcctgcttgggattctctccttctccctctctgcccctccgcccaccctcttaaataaataaagttaaaaaaaaaaaaaaagggcgggggctcaaactctggaTAAAGAGCCAGCTGGGGATACAAATTATGCTGCCCTGTATTAGCTAGCATGAAGACTTTGTTgctgaaacaaaaaggcaacaaaatattGTGGTTTAAAGAACGCAACTTAATATACCAGCCAAACTCCGTATGTAGACCTTATTTGGATCTTGATATGaacaaacagtaaaagaaaaaattgtgacATTTTTGAGACAATTGGAAACTTGAACAATGATTGACTTTTCCCTCAACATTTTATTACCCAAAATTTCAAAGATACAGGAAAGGTGAGGCATCTTAGAGTGAACACTCACATACTTACCACCTAGATTCTACAACAaacattttgctacatttgctttatcataCAACTAGCCATCTATACCTCTATCAATCCACAGCTTTTTTGATGTATTTCAAAGTAGATTGCAGATATCAGTATTCTTTCCCCAAATACTTCAGCGTGTGTCACTAACTGGACTGCCTGGATATTTCATcatagaaataatttgaaatttttatatgtgTTAGGGTTGCtgtggttatattttttaaaaagtctgtattttagaaatatatacttaggggtgcctgactggcccTATTAgtggagcatgtgagtcttggtctccaggttgtgagtttgagccctacattgggtgtagagatgacttaaaaaaataaaaatcttaaaaaaaaaatactgaaatattttttggtACCCAAAATGTAGCAGCTTCAAACAAcacttattatcttacagtttttatGGATCAGGAATCTGGGGATGGTTTAGCCAAGCCATAGTCAACTGCTCAGGGTAAAGATGGGGCAGGAACCCACCAGGATTTGCCagttgtgggtggggagggagactgACGCACACTTTACAGTGGCCAGAAACAATCTTTGGTGTCATTCTGCTGCCATCTTGTGGCAGACCTGGAACCATCGCCCCTCCCTTCTAGACCTTCCCACACTAATCCTGTTGGATGCAGTTTTAGGACTTGATTCTTGAAACCTGTAACTTTTAggtgcgcctggctggctcggttggtagagcatgtggctcttgatctcgggattgtgagctcaagccccacattgggtgtagagcttacttaaaaataaaatctttcaggaggcacttgggtggctcaattgttaaacatcagactctcagtttcggctcaggtcatgatctcagttttgtgaatttgagccccacatgaggttctgcgctggcagcatggagcctgcttgggattctctttctctacccctccctcacttgcactgtctttctcaaaataaataaatacacttaaaaaaataatatctttaggggcaccttggtggctcagtcagttgagtgttggactcctgattttggctcaggtcatgatctcgcagttaggagactgagccccacgttgggctctgtgctgacagtgtggagcctgcttgggattctctctctctccatctcttctctgcccctcacatagGCACACTCTCTCcccaaatagataaactttaacaaatcttttaaggggcacctgggtgtctcggttgtgcgtctgacttcggctcaggtcatgatctcatggtttgtgcgttggagccccgcatcaggctctgtgctgacagctcagagcctggagcctacttcagattctgtgtctccccctctctgcctctcccccactcactctctgtctctctcaaaaataaacaaacatttattttattttttatttttattccccccccaaaataaacaaacatttaaaaaaatcttttaaaaaataaaaataaaatctttagaaaaaaacacttttaacttttatttacccAATTGCTGAATAGATCATAAATTCACATGGCTTAAAATTCATAAGGGTGAATAgggagagaaatatttttctcctgagAACTCCTGAGTTCCTCTCCAGGTGGACAATTCCATGTTATTTGTATCTCGTATCTCCTCCCAGggaaattttatgtgtatatgaaaaacagaagcaaaaaaaaaaaaaaaatccagcaccCCCCAAAAACACAATAATGACACCCCCAAAATATACTCAGCCTTCCCAAGCATAAAAGAATACTTCATTCCTAAAATCAGCAGATTCGTTCAACAATATTAGTGCTGATTTGAACAAACAATATGCATATGTTTTCAActaacaaaaa
This genomic window contains:
- the LOC106974717 gene encoding cytochrome c oxidase subunit 7A1, mitochondrial isoform X1; translation: MRALRVRAPKSWAGDPNPEALAPRTRLTEHPGIWGFGTSTARNRFENRVAEKQKVFQADNDLPVHLKGGATDNILYRLTMGLCLGGTVYSLYCLGWASFPHNK
- the LOC106974717 gene encoding cytochrome c oxidase subunit 7A1, mitochondrial isoform X2 is translated as MRALRVSQALVRSFSSTARNRFENRVAEKQKVFQADNDLPVHLKGGATDNILYRLTMGLCLGGTVYSLYCLGWASFPHNK
- the LOC106974717 gene encoding uncharacterized protein LOC106974717 isoform X3; this encodes MRALRVRAPKSWAGDPNPEALAPRTRLTEHPGIWGFGTSPKHWFALSAQPPGTALRTEWLRNRKSSRRTMTSQYT